The genomic segment GCCCGCCGGGCTGCTATCGCTGCGGCGCGGCAGGCGCGCCTGCCTCCCAGGCCCGGCGCAGCGCATGCAGGTCGTCGGCGGAGGCATCGGTAATGGCCAGGAAGCGCATGCCGTCCGCATCCCAGCTCTCGAGCTGGTAGCCCTGCCGCGAACCCGATACTTTCGGGGGCAGCCCCGCCGCGCCTTCAGGGAAGACGAACACGTCGACCGGATGCCGGTTGCGCCGGTAGACCACCACGGCCACCGGACGGCCATCGACATAATCCAGCCTGCCGCCGGCCAGCACGAAGCCCTGCGCCGCCATGTCGCGCACGACTGGCGCATAGTCCAGCCGCCCGTTGAACCAGGGCTTGACCGTGTGCTGGTCCAGCGACGCCACGTCGAGCGGCCGCCCCGAAAGCAGTGCCCTGACGTGGCTGCCCACGATCTCGCGCGCCACGGCGTCCTCGTCATACCGGACCCTGGCCAGTTGTCCGACCCCGAGCGCGACCGCGACCACCATCGCCAGCGCGAGACCGAGCCCGGCCGGACTGCCCCAGGTGAACCACTTGCCCAGGCCCCGGCTTGGGCGGGCAGCCTGCTGCGGCGGCGCTGGCAGGCTTGCCATCAGCCGGGCACGCAGTTCGCCGTCGGCGCGATGATAGGTGGCGCCTTCGCGCACGGCGTCGCGCAGGGCGCGGATACGGGCAATCTCCGCGGCGCAGGCGGAACAGGACGCCAGGTGCGGCTCCAGCCGCGCCAGGTCGGCCGGGCCCAGCTCCCCGTCCGCGCTGGCATGCAGTAGCCAGCGAGCCTCATTACAGTCCATTGCCCACCTCCCCGGCCGTTCCTGCCAGGCCATCCACCCGGGCCGGATCCGCCGCCGGCACTCCGGGCCGCTCCCCGCGCAGCGCCGCCACCGCGGCGGCCAGCGCATGCCGCGCGCGGGCCAGCCGCGACATGACCGTGCCAAGCGGGATGGCGGCAACCTGCGCAATATCGCGGTAGCACATGTCCTCCAGTTCGCGCAGGACGATCACCTCCCGCAGTGGAGCGGGCAAGCGCGCCAGTGCCTCATGGACCAGGCGCACGTCTTCGGCGCGCAACAGGCAGCACAGCGGCTCGCGCTCGCCGGCATCCTGCCACCCGGGCCAGGCCTGCGCCACATCGGTGCCGTCCTCGTAGAGCGCGGCCTCGCGGGCAGGCCGGTTGCGGCTCCATGCGGAAAACCAGGTATTGCGCACGATGGCCAGCAGCCACGGCCGCGGCCGGTCGCCGTGGTAGCTGCCGAAGTAGGTGTAGGCGCGCAGCAGCGCCTCCTGCACCACGTCCTCCGCCTCGGCAGCACCGCCGCTGAGCCACCGCGCAAGGTTGTAGGCCGCATCCAGGTGCGGCAGGACTACCTCGGCAAACCGGCGGCGTTCGTCAGCGGCGTTCACGGCACTCCTTTGCCCGGACCTTGCGGAGTCCGCGCTTTGGCCTCCGCCCTCGCCGGTGTTTACCGGCGTCGGTACCAGTTTATTCCGTTGCACCGGTTTTCCAGTGCGCCGGCAGCGGCGCGGGAATAGAAACGGTCCGCGCGCGGTATGACAGGCATCGGCCTCGCGCCTCGCTCCCCAAGGAGAACACCATGCCCACGAATTCCGCTCCCAACCGGCGCGATTTCCTGCGCCTTGCCGCCGCTGCAGGCGGCGCCGTGCTGGCGTCCACCCTGCCCGGCTGGGCCGCCACGCCCGGCAAGGATTTCTACTTCGTGCAGCTTTCCGACCTGCACTGGGGCTTCCAGGGCCCGCCCAACCCTGATGCGCGCGGCACGTTGCCCAAGGCCATCGCGGCAGTCAATGCGCTGCCCGCCCCGCCAGATTTCATCGTCTTTACGGGCGACCTGACCCATACGACCGACGATCCGGACGAGCGGCGCCGGCGCATGCGTGAAGTGAAAGCGCAGATCGACACGCTCCAGGTCAAGACCCGCTACCTGATGCCGGGCGAGCACGATGCCAGCCTCGATCGCGGCGAGGCCTTCCAGGAGTTCTTCGGCCGCACGCATTACACCTTTGACCACCAGGGCGTTCACTTCATCGTCCTGGACAATGTGTCCGATCCGGCCGGGCGCGTCGGCACGGCCCAGCTCGAGTGGCTGGCCTCGGACCTGTCGCGCCAGCAGCGCGACGCCCCGATCGTCGTGTTCACGCACCGGCCGCTGTTCGACCTGTATCCGCAATGGGACTGGGCGACGCGCGACGGCGCCGACGTCCTGC from the Cupriavidus sp. WKF15 genome contains:
- a CDS encoding anti-sigma factor; the encoded protein is MDCNEARWLLHASADGELGPADLARLEPHLASCSACAAEIARIRALRDAVREGATYHRADGELRARLMASLPAPPQQAARPSRGLGKWFTWGSPAGLGLALAMVVAVALGVGQLARVRYDEDAVAREIVGSHVRALLSGRPLDVASLDQHTVKPWFNGRLDYAPVVRDMAAQGFVLAGGRLDYVDGRPVAVVVYRRNRHPVDVFVFPEGAAGLPPKVSGSRQGYQLESWDADGMRFLAITDASADDLHALRRAWEAGAPAAPQR
- a CDS encoding RNA polymerase sigma factor; the encoded protein is MNAADERRRFAEVVLPHLDAAYNLARWLSGGAAEAEDVVQEALLRAYTYFGSYHGDRPRPWLLAIVRNTWFSAWSRNRPAREAALYEDGTDVAQAWPGWQDAGEREPLCCLLRAEDVRLVHEALARLPAPLREVIVLRELEDMCYRDIAQVAAIPLGTVMSRLARARHALAAAVAALRGERPGVPAADPARVDGLAGTAGEVGNGL
- a CDS encoding metallophosphoesterase; translation: MPTNSAPNRRDFLRLAAAAGGAVLASTLPGWAATPGKDFYFVQLSDLHWGFQGPPNPDARGTLPKAIAAVNALPAPPDFIVFTGDLTHTTDDPDERRRRMREVKAQIDTLQVKTRYLMPGEHDASLDRGEAFQEFFGRTHYTFDHQGVHFIVLDNVSDPAGRVGTAQLEWLASDLSRQQRDAPIVVFTHRPLFDLYPQWDWATRDGADVLQRLDPYRNVTVFYGHIHQEHHHQTGHIAHHAARSLMFPLPPPASQPMRQPVPWDAEHPYRGLGWRQVRTQQAPLRLALDERPVTG